One genomic segment of Intestinimonas butyriciproducens includes these proteins:
- a CDS encoding CocE/NonD family hydrolase → MKRIFSVFLSLALAVSLFPAALAEKSAGMDRGALAQRLAELCGYADELEGYAAQPSAFSDVEEEDECRAAVNLLRDKGLMQGDGSGAFRPSIPATRADAVTVLLRWAGLTEAQIGAYGSYDSACLMASLGLSGDLAGRIKDEGELTDLYEAVKPLYDALHAEAPAPYFVDGAALPIFPYDTVIREVVYVETDADTDGDGKADKVQVLVQRPAATDRGMKAASIFEARPYSAGCTDAYDLDTWNAHIVDARLTEDTASTSTGKEDWDWHASSEPGPATLEVQTAGGAGAAGDGGDVWGNTENVDAYDYWLVRGYAYVSCSGLGTLGSDGFETCASADETAAFASVVRWLAGDEGVKAYSDKNSGVEVKADWSNGNVAMSGQSYAGSTAFAVASTGVEGLKTIVPRAGIASWYDYYRSQGVAAGGLYYPGDDCNILADYCMSRQLDETDYAPIQADYEAYLEEMIAEQDALSGDYNRFWDERNYTNGAENLKCSALIIHGLNDFNVRPKQFDLMYDAFRTAGQEVKLLLHQGAHYTPEQIEGLDLNGILGRWYAHYLYGMDNGAEREAEVRVQSNTDLSWNTYDAWGDAVESVVLSAGEGENRFTSDLGVTSFDTSLADVEEGWIEYCSDMDYTWEQEMIAGATGASAVYTFDMEKDMHISGTPTVTVRASADRPTGILSAMLVDLAPEGGMEAVMLEQYGEGVATETVEANGLWYGGGLAAKDLTQFSMTSTDNKIVTRGWMDIQNRTSIYRVDMVEPGVFYTLTLELQPMDYTVKAGHKLALVLYSVDPEVTYWPEAVTNFTVDNTGTYVTIPVR, encoded by the coding sequence TTGAAGCGAATTTTCAGCGTGTTCTTAAGCCTGGCGCTGGCGGTCTCGCTGTTCCCGGCGGCCTTGGCGGAGAAGTCTGCGGGTATGGACCGCGGAGCACTGGCCCAGCGCCTGGCAGAGCTGTGCGGCTATGCCGACGAGCTGGAAGGCTATGCAGCCCAGCCAAGCGCCTTTTCGGATGTGGAGGAGGAGGACGAGTGCAGGGCAGCCGTTAACCTGCTCCGGGACAAGGGTCTGATGCAGGGCGACGGTTCCGGCGCTTTCCGCCCTTCCATTCCTGCCACCCGGGCGGATGCCGTCACAGTGCTGCTGCGCTGGGCGGGGCTCACCGAGGCGCAGATCGGCGCGTACGGCTCCTATGACAGCGCCTGTCTGATGGCCAGCCTGGGCCTGTCCGGCGATCTTGCCGGCAGGATCAAGGATGAGGGCGAGCTGACAGATCTGTACGAGGCCGTAAAGCCTCTCTACGATGCCCTGCACGCCGAGGCCCCCGCCCCCTATTTTGTGGACGGCGCGGCACTGCCCATCTTCCCCTATGATACCGTGATCCGCGAAGTGGTCTACGTGGAGACCGATGCGGATACCGACGGGGACGGCAAGGCGGACAAGGTGCAGGTGCTCGTCCAGCGTCCCGCCGCCACAGACAGGGGCATGAAGGCCGCCTCCATCTTTGAGGCCCGGCCCTATTCCGCCGGGTGTACCGACGCCTATGATCTGGATACCTGGAATGCGCACATCGTGGACGCCCGGCTCACCGAAGACACGGCATCCACCTCCACCGGCAAGGAGGACTGGGACTGGCACGCCTCCAGCGAGCCGGGACCCGCCACGCTGGAGGTGCAGACCGCTGGCGGCGCCGGCGCGGCCGGAGACGGTGGAGATGTGTGGGGCAATACAGAGAATGTGGACGCTTACGACTACTGGCTGGTCCGCGGCTATGCCTACGTCTCCTGTTCCGGTCTGGGTACCTTGGGCTCCGACGGCTTTGAGACCTGCGCCAGCGCCGACGAGACGGCCGCCTTTGCCTCCGTGGTCCGGTGGCTTGCCGGGGATGAGGGTGTCAAGGCGTACAGCGATAAAAACTCCGGCGTGGAGGTGAAGGCCGATTGGTCCAACGGGAATGTGGCAATGTCCGGCCAGTCCTATGCCGGGTCCACCGCCTTCGCCGTGGCCTCCACCGGTGTGGAGGGGCTCAAGACCATTGTGCCCCGGGCCGGTATCGCAAGCTGGTATGACTATTACCGCTCCCAAGGTGTCGCTGCCGGCGGGCTCTACTATCCCGGCGACGACTGCAACATCCTGGCCGACTACTGCATGTCCCGGCAGCTGGACGAGACGGACTATGCCCCCATCCAGGCAGACTATGAGGCCTATCTGGAAGAAATGATCGCCGAGCAGGACGCACTCTCCGGCGACTACAACCGGTTTTGGGACGAGCGCAACTATACAAACGGCGCGGAGAATCTGAAGTGCAGCGCGCTGATCATCCATGGGCTCAACGACTTCAACGTCCGTCCCAAGCAGTTCGACCTGATGTACGACGCCTTCCGGACCGCCGGACAGGAGGTAAAGCTTCTCCTCCACCAGGGTGCCCACTATACCCCGGAGCAGATAGAGGGGCTGGACCTCAACGGCATTTTGGGACGCTGGTACGCCCACTATCTCTATGGCATGGACAACGGCGCCGAGCGGGAAGCCGAGGTGCGTGTGCAGAGCAATACGGATCTCTCCTGGAACACCTACGATGCCTGGGGAGACGCCGTGGAGAGCGTTGTCCTCTCCGCAGGAGAAGGGGAGAACCGCTTTACCAGTGATCTGGGAGTCACCAGCTTCGATACCTCTCTGGCCGATGTGGAGGAGGGGTGGATCGAGTACTGCTCCGACATGGATTATACCTGGGAGCAGGAGATGATCGCCGGCGCTACCGGCGCCAGCGCGGTCTACACTTTTGACATGGAGAAGGATATGCACATCAGCGGCACGCCCACCGTCACTGTGCGGGCCAGCGCGGACCGTCCCACCGGCATCCTCAGCGCAATGTTGGTGGACCTGGCGCCCGAGGGCGGCATGGAGGCGGTTATGCTCGAGCAGTATGGCGAGGGCGTGGCCACCGAGACAGTGGAGGCAAACGGACTGTGGTACGGCGGCGGTCTTGCCGCGAAAGATTTGACCCAGTTCTCCATGACATCCACTGACAATAAGATCGTCACCCGGGGGTGGATGGATATCCAGAACCGCACCTCGATCTACAGGGTAGACATGGTGGAGCCCGGCGTGTTCTATACGCTTACGCTGGAGCTCCAGCCCATGGATTACACCGTGAAGGCCGGACACAAACTGGCTTTGGTGCTCTACTCCGTCGATCCTGAGGTCACTTACTGGCCGGAGGCGGTGACCAACTTCACCGTGGACAACACCGGGACCTATGTGACCATCCCCGTGCGGTAA
- a CDS encoding CTP synthase, with product MAVKYIFVTGGVVSGLGKGITAASLGRLLKQRGLKVALQKFDPYLNVDPGTMNPYQHGEVFVTDDGAETDLDLGHYERFTDENLTVDSSVTSGKVYWTVLNREREGGYLGGTVQVIPHITDEIKERIYRVGRRGDVDVVITEIGGTVGDIESQPFLEAIRQVSAEVGRQDVMYIHVSLIVAIPGSNELKSKPTQHSAKELLALGIQPDVIVCRSEHEVPEDIRNKISLFCNIPPENVIPNLTAPSLYEVPLMLEKEGLAAVVCRRLGLTAAPPDLAEWTAMVEREKAAVRRVEIALVGKYVGLHDAYLSVVEALAHGGIENDVKVDIRWVDSEEVTDENVGRRLDGCDGVLVPGGFGSRGIDGMLSAVRYARETGVPYFGICLGMQMAVVEFARNVAGLTGAHSSELAPETPYPVIDLMPDQVGVTAKGGTMRLGAYPCRLTGHGGPCYAAYGADAISERHRHRYEFNNPYREVLTAKGLRLAGLSPDGRLVEMVELPDHPWFVGVQFHPELKSRPNKAHPLFRAFVGAAKAHQS from the coding sequence ATGGCGGTCAAGTACATTTTTGTCACCGGCGGCGTGGTATCCGGGCTGGGTAAGGGGATCACGGCGGCGTCGCTGGGGAGGCTCCTCAAACAGAGAGGGCTCAAAGTGGCCCTTCAGAAGTTTGACCCCTATCTCAACGTGGACCCCGGCACGATGAACCCCTACCAGCACGGCGAAGTATTCGTCACTGACGACGGGGCCGAGACCGATCTCGACCTGGGACACTATGAGCGATTTACCGATGAAAATCTGACGGTGGACTCCTCCGTCACCTCCGGCAAGGTATACTGGACCGTCCTCAACCGGGAGCGGGAGGGGGGCTATCTGGGCGGTACGGTCCAGGTTATCCCTCATATCACGGATGAGATCAAGGAGCGCATCTACCGGGTGGGCCGCCGGGGCGATGTGGATGTGGTCATCACTGAGATCGGGGGCACCGTGGGCGATATCGAGTCCCAGCCCTTTTTGGAGGCCATCCGACAGGTGAGCGCGGAGGTGGGACGGCAGGACGTGATGTACATCCACGTCTCCCTCATCGTGGCCATCCCCGGTTCCAATGAGCTCAAATCCAAACCCACGCAGCACTCTGCCAAAGAGCTGCTGGCCCTGGGTATCCAGCCGGACGTCATTGTGTGCCGCTCGGAGCATGAGGTGCCTGAGGACATCCGAAATAAGATATCCCTCTTTTGCAACATCCCGCCCGAAAACGTCATCCCCAACCTCACCGCCCCCTCTCTCTACGAGGTGCCGTTGATGCTGGAGAAGGAGGGGCTGGCCGCCGTGGTGTGCCGGCGTCTGGGGCTTACCGCCGCGCCGCCGGATCTGGCGGAGTGGACCGCCATGGTGGAGCGGGAGAAGGCGGCCGTCCGCCGCGTGGAGATCGCCCTGGTGGGCAAGTACGTGGGACTCCACGACGCCTACCTCTCCGTGGTGGAGGCCCTGGCCCACGGCGGCATTGAAAACGACGTGAAGGTGGATATCCGGTGGGTGGATTCCGAGGAGGTCACCGATGAGAACGTCGGGCGGCGGCTGGACGGCTGTGACGGCGTGCTGGTGCCCGGAGGCTTCGGGAGCAGGGGCATTGACGGTATGCTCTCCGCCGTACGGTACGCCCGGGAAACCGGCGTGCCCTATTTTGGCATCTGCCTGGGGATGCAGATGGCGGTGGTGGAGTTCGCCCGAAATGTGGCGGGGTTGACAGGAGCCCACTCCAGTGAGCTCGCGCCGGAGACGCCCTATCCCGTCATCGATCTGATGCCCGACCAGGTGGGGGTCACCGCAAAGGGCGGCACCATGCGTCTGGGCGCCTACCCCTGCCGTTTGACCGGACACGGAGGTCCCTGCTACGCCGCCTATGGCGCCGATGCCATCTCCGAGCGGCACCGCCACCGCTATGAGTTCAACAACCCCTACCGGGAGGTGCTGACGGCGAAAGGGCTCCGCCTGGCAGGACTTTCCCCGGACGGGCGGCTGGTGGAGATGGTGGAGCTGCCCGACCATCCCTGGTTCGTGGGGGTCCAGTTCCACCCGGAGCTCAAGTCCAGACCCAACAAGGCCCACCCGCTCTTCCGGGCCTTTGTGGGGGCGGCGAAAGCGCATCAGAGCTGA
- a CDS encoding helix-turn-helix domain-containing protein encodes MYDRIRALREDADLKQKNLAEVLNIRQPTYSDYVRGNLNVPAPALIALARFYHTSVDYILGLADIREPYPRHEEKGERQWMEITP; translated from the coding sequence ATGTATGATCGTATCCGGGCGCTCCGTGAGGATGCAGACCTGAAGCAAAAAAATCTGGCCGAGGTCTTGAACATCCGCCAGCCAACCTATTCCGATTATGTACGCGGAAATTTGAACGTGCCTGCGCCGGCTCTGATCGCGCTGGCCCGTTTTTATCACACCAGTGTGGACTACATTCTGGGATTGGCGGATATCCGGGAGCCCTATCCCAGGCACGAGGAGAAGGGAGAGCGGCAGTGGATGGAAATCACGCCATAA
- a CDS encoding DUF1846 domain-containing protein, whose protein sequence is MKQLGFDNRKYLETQSAHIKERIAQFGDKLYLEFGGKLFDDHHASRVLPGFAPDSKIRMLCELKEDAEIVISICASDIEKNKIRGDLGITYDVDVLRLIDAFRSKGLYVGSVVVTQYAGQSAADAFKKRLEDLGMRVFLHYPIAGYPNNIPLIVSDDGYGKNEYIETSRPLVVVTAPGPGSGKMATCLSQLYHEYKRGVKAGYAKFETFPIWNLPLQHPVNLAYEAATADLNDVNMIDPFHLQAYGVTTVNYNRDVEIFPVLSAIFEKITGQCPYKSPTDMGVNLAGSCIVDDAAVCAAARQEIVRRYYAALCDRRQGRCGDETVYKLELLMQQAKVDASIRPVVAAAGAVAEETGNPAAAIELPDGEVVTGKTTDLMGASSSTLLNALKRLAGIGHEHHLISREAIEPIQTVKVKHLGSANPRLHSDETLIALAISATTNPLARRALDKLSELRECEAHSSVILSPADSGTYAKLGMRLTCEPTYETNKLYHK, encoded by the coding sequence ATGAAACAGCTCGGCTTTGACAACCGCAAATACTTGGAGACCCAATCCGCCCATATCAAGGAGCGCATCGCCCAGTTTGGAGACAAGCTCTACCTGGAGTTCGGGGGCAAGCTTTTCGACGACCATCACGCCTCCCGGGTGCTGCCGGGCTTTGCGCCGGACAGCAAGATTCGTATGCTGTGCGAGCTCAAGGAGGACGCCGAGATCGTCATCTCCATCTGCGCCAGCGACATCGAAAAGAACAAAATCCGGGGGGACCTGGGCATCACCTATGATGTGGATGTGCTCCGGCTCATCGACGCTTTCCGGAGCAAGGGGCTCTATGTGGGCAGTGTGGTGGTGACTCAGTACGCCGGACAGAGCGCCGCCGACGCCTTCAAAAAACGGCTGGAGGATCTGGGGATGCGGGTATTTCTCCACTACCCCATTGCGGGCTACCCCAACAATATCCCCCTGATCGTCAGCGACGATGGGTACGGGAAAAATGAGTATATCGAGACCTCACGCCCCCTGGTGGTGGTCACCGCTCCGGGGCCGGGCAGCGGTAAGATGGCCACCTGCCTCTCCCAGCTCTACCACGAATATAAGCGCGGAGTGAAGGCTGGATACGCCAAGTTCGAGACCTTCCCCATCTGGAATCTGCCGCTCCAACATCCGGTGAACCTGGCCTATGAGGCGGCCACTGCCGACCTCAACGACGTCAATATGATCGACCCCTTCCACCTCCAGGCCTACGGCGTCACCACCGTCAACTACAACCGGGATGTGGAGATCTTCCCGGTCCTCTCCGCCATTTTTGAGAAGATCACCGGCCAGTGCCCCTATAAGTCCCCCACGGATATGGGGGTTAACCTGGCGGGCAGCTGCATTGTGGACGACGCGGCCGTCTGCGCCGCCGCCCGCCAGGAGATCGTCCGGCGGTATTACGCGGCTCTGTGCGACCGGCGCCAGGGCCGCTGTGGGGACGAGACGGTGTACAAACTGGAGCTGCTGATGCAGCAGGCCAAGGTGGACGCCTCCATCCGGCCTGTGGTGGCCGCTGCCGGCGCCGTGGCCGAGGAGACCGGCAACCCCGCTGCTGCCATCGAGCTGCCCGACGGCGAAGTGGTGACAGGAAAGACCACGGATCTCATGGGGGCCTCCTCCTCCACGCTCCTCAACGCCCTCAAGCGCCTGGCCGGGATCGGCCATGAGCACCACCTCATCTCCCGGGAGGCCATCGAGCCCATCCAGACCGTGAAGGTCAAGCATTTGGGAAGCGCAAATCCCAGGCTCCACTCCGATGAGACCCTCATCGCTCTGGCCATCAGCGCCACCACCAATCCCCTGGCCCGGCGGGCGCTGGACAAGCTCTCCGAGCTTCGGGAGTGCGAGGCCCATTCCTCCGTCATCCTCTCCCCGGCGGACTCCGGCACCTATGCAAAGCTCGGCATGCGCCTTACCTGTGAACCTACCTACGAGACCAACAAGCTGTACCACAAATAG
- a CDS encoding Tex family protein, with product MDAMIQILAKELSQDPIHVENVVKLIDEGNTIPFIARYRKELHGAMDDTALRTLADRLQYLRNLEKRRGEVKAAVDGQGKLTEALSTAIDAAATLAEVEDLYRPYRQKRRTRATVAREKGLEPLAALLFAQGRDCSEPLLVAAGYVDPQKGVETPEQALQGASDIVAEQISDDAALRKRLRALWWSKGVLISTAAKKDQGDSVYRLYYDFKTPVNRVQGHQVLAINRGEREDLLKVSVELDRETALITVRRSVLIPGSPAMPFVRSAAEDAYDRLIAPSVEREIRNMLTEQADEGAIRMFGLNLKPLLMQPPVKGFVTMGLDPGYRNGCKVAVVDGTGKVLDTAVVYPTFSERKKQEAIDVLSRLIKKHGVAHIAIGNGTASRETEQMAVELIQAVGGGVSYMIVSEAGASVYSASKLAAEEFPDYDVNLRSAVSIARRLQDPLAELVKIDPKAIGVGQYQHDMPQARLDETLSGVVEDCVNAVGVDLNTASAPLLSRVSGLSAATAKNIVRYREENGAFTSRKQVLKVPKLGPKAFEQCAGFLRVPESKNVLDHTAVHPESYAAAEQLLALCGYDLNAVEAGGIGDLRDRVTDFGEERAAQACGVGLPTLRDLVGELMKPGRDPRDELPKPILRTDVMEIKDLKPGMELTGTVRNVIDFGVFVDIGVHQDGLVHISQLCERRVRHPSEVCAVGDIVMVWVLEVDEKKKRISLTMKKPKGDL from the coding sequence ATGGACGCTATGATCCAAATCCTCGCAAAGGAATTAAGCCAGGACCCCATCCACGTGGAAAACGTGGTCAAGCTCATTGACGAGGGGAATACCATCCCCTTTATCGCCCGCTACCGCAAGGAACTCCACGGAGCCATGGACGACACCGCCCTGCGCACCCTGGCCGACCGCCTCCAGTACCTGCGCAATCTGGAAAAACGCCGGGGCGAGGTCAAGGCCGCTGTCGACGGGCAGGGAAAGCTCACTGAGGCTCTCTCCACCGCCATTGACGCCGCGGCCACCCTGGCTGAGGTGGAGGACCTGTACCGTCCCTACAGGCAAAAGCGCCGCACCCGCGCCACCGTCGCCCGTGAAAAGGGTCTGGAGCCCTTGGCCGCGCTCCTGTTCGCCCAGGGCCGGGACTGCTCCGAGCCGCTTCTTGTGGCCGCCGGCTATGTGGACCCCCAAAAAGGGGTGGAGACTCCGGAGCAGGCGCTCCAGGGCGCCTCCGACATCGTGGCCGAGCAGATCTCTGACGACGCCGCCCTGCGTAAGCGGCTGCGGGCGCTGTGGTGGTCCAAGGGGGTCCTGATCTCCACCGCCGCAAAAAAGGACCAAGGGGACTCGGTCTATCGGCTCTATTACGACTTTAAGACTCCCGTCAATCGGGTCCAGGGGCACCAGGTGCTGGCCATCAACCGGGGTGAACGGGAGGACCTCCTGAAAGTTTCGGTGGAGCTGGACCGGGAGACCGCTCTCATCACGGTCCGCCGGAGCGTCCTGATCCCCGGCTCTCCCGCCATGCCCTTTGTCCGCAGTGCAGCGGAGGACGCCTATGACCGCCTCATCGCCCCCTCGGTGGAGCGCGAGATCCGAAATATGCTCACCGAGCAGGCCGACGAAGGGGCTATCCGGATGTTCGGGCTCAACCTCAAGCCCCTTCTCATGCAGCCGCCGGTAAAGGGCTTTGTCACCATGGGGCTGGACCCCGGCTACCGCAACGGCTGCAAGGTGGCTGTGGTGGACGGCACCGGAAAGGTTCTGGACACGGCGGTGGTCTACCCCACCTTCAGCGAACGCAAAAAGCAGGAGGCCATCGACGTTCTCTCCCGCCTCATCAAAAAGCACGGCGTGGCGCACATCGCCATCGGCAATGGCACCGCCAGCCGCGAGACCGAGCAGATGGCGGTAGAGCTCATCCAGGCCGTGGGCGGCGGCGTGAGCTATATGATCGTCAGTGAGGCAGGGGCCAGCGTGTACTCCGCCTCCAAGCTGGCCGCCGAAGAGTTTCCCGACTATGACGTAAACCTCCGCTCGGCCGTTTCCATCGCCCGGCGGCTCCAGGACCCCTTGGCGGAGCTGGTGAAGATTGACCCCAAGGCCATCGGGGTGGGCCAGTATCAGCACGACATGCCCCAAGCCAGGCTGGACGAGACCCTCTCCGGTGTGGTGGAGGACTGTGTCAACGCCGTGGGGGTGGACCTGAACACCGCCTCCGCGCCCCTTCTCTCCCGGGTCTCCGGCCTCAGCGCCGCCACGGCCAAAAACATCGTCAGGTACCGGGAGGAGAACGGCGCCTTTACCTCCCGGAAGCAGGTGCTGAAGGTCCCCAAGCTGGGCCCCAAAGCCTTTGAACAGTGCGCGGGATTCCTCCGCGTCCCGGAGTCCAAAAATGTATTGGACCATACCGCTGTCCATCCCGAGAGCTACGCTGCGGCGGAACAGCTCCTGGCCCTGTGCGGCTACGACCTGAACGCGGTGGAGGCGGGCGGCATCGGAGACCTCCGGGATCGGGTGACCGACTTTGGCGAGGAGCGGGCCGCCCAGGCCTGCGGCGTGGGGCTTCCCACCCTGCGGGACCTGGTAGGGGAACTTATGAAGCCGGGCCGGGACCCCAGAGACGAACTGCCCAAGCCCATCCTGCGCACCGATGTAATGGAGATCAAGGACCTCAAGCCCGGCATGGAGCTCACCGGCACCGTGCGCAACGTCATCGACTTCGGTGTCTTTGTGGACATCGGCGTCCATCAGGACGGGCTGGTGCACATCTCCCAGCTCTGCGAGCGCCGCGTCCGTCACCCCAGCGAGGTCTGCGCCGTCGGCGATATCGTCATGGTATGGGTGCTGGAGGTGGACGAGAAAAAAAAGCGCATCTCCCTGACCATGAAAAAGCCCAAGGGCGATCTGTAA
- a CDS encoding metallopeptidase family protein, whose protein sequence is MVLSFDEAGELLDAMAESFPPAFFSDLNGGILLLPEAHPDPDFPPGEMYIMGEYCNDQMGRYINLYYGSFAVLAEEEDWTRRNWEEELYETLAHEFTHHIEGLAGERGLEVKDEAFLDRYRDQ, encoded by the coding sequence ATGGTGCTGTCCTTCGACGAGGCGGGCGAACTGCTGGATGCCATGGCGGAGTCCTTCCCGCCAGCCTTTTTCAGCGACTTGAACGGTGGGATCCTGCTTCTCCCGGAAGCCCATCCCGACCCGGACTTTCCTCCCGGTGAAATGTACATCATGGGGGAATACTGCAACGATCAGATGGGCCGGTATATCAATCTCTATTACGGCTCCTTTGCAGTGCTGGCCGAAGAGGAGGATTGGACGCGGCGGAATTGGGAGGAGGAGCTCTACGAGACCCTGGCCCATGAGTTTACCCATCATATCGAGGGGCTGGCCGGGGAGCGCGGGCTTGAAGTCAAGGACGAGGCCTTTCTGGATCGCTATCGTGACCAATAA
- a CDS encoding cupin domain-containing protein codes for MAELDKAALEALVRQVLLEKLGAAAGCGRGHGVRSVAVPAIQVTERDRLDTGRSGDRVWTKDLFSLEEAPRLGCGLMVMEETTFPWKLTYDEMDYVIEGRLDILAGGETVSAGPGEVIHIPKGSEIQFSVRDRARFLYFVYPADWQK; via the coding sequence ATGGCTGAGCTGGATAAGGCCGCGCTGGAGGCGCTGGTGCGGCAGGTACTGTTGGAAAAGCTGGGCGCTGCCGCGGGATGCGGCCGCGGACACGGCGTACGAAGTGTGGCGGTCCCCGCCATACAGGTGACCGAACGGGACCGGCTGGACACCGGGCGCAGCGGGGACCGGGTGTGGACAAAGGACCTCTTTTCTCTGGAAGAGGCGCCCCGTCTGGGCTGCGGTCTCATGGTGATGGAGGAGACCACCTTTCCCTGGAAGCTCACATATGACGAGATGGATTATGTGATCGAGGGGCGGCTGGATATCCTGGCAGGAGGGGAGACCGTCTCCGCCGGGCCCGGCGAGGTGATCCATATTCCCAAGGGAAGCGAGATCCAGTTCTCCGTCCGGGATCGGGCGCGATTTCTCTACTTTGTCTATCCTGCGGATTGGCAGAAGTAA
- the eutH gene encoding ethanolamine utilization protein EutH: MSINEIIVYIMVLFMALGALDRIIGNKFGLGEKFEEGILAMGSLALAMIGIICLAPVLANLLRPVVVPLYSLLGADPAMFAGTILANDMGGAPLARELALTPEAGQFGGLIVGAMLGPTVVFTIPVALGIIQKEDQEFLAKGVLAGVITIPLGALAGGLAAGFPVAMVLRNLIPIVLIAVLIAVGLWLIPGGMVKGFTVFGKIVVIVITVGLAAAIVETLTGLVLIPGMNPIDEGFSTVGAIAIVLAGAFPLVFVITKVFRKPLMGLGHLLGMNDIAAAGLVATLANNIPMFQMMGEMDRRGKVVNVAFAVSAAFVFGDHLGFTAGFDSTMIFPMIVGKLVGGVTAVAVAMLITGKEKTYG; the protein is encoded by the coding sequence TTGTCCATTAACGAGATCATCGTCTATATCATGGTCCTGTTTATGGCCCTGGGGGCCTTGGATCGTATCATCGGGAACAAGTTCGGGCTGGGTGAGAAGTTTGAAGAGGGCATCCTCGCCATGGGATCCCTGGCACTGGCCATGATCGGCATCATCTGCCTGGCGCCCGTGCTGGCAAATCTCCTGCGGCCCGTGGTGGTGCCGCTCTATTCCCTCCTGGGGGCCGACCCGGCCATGTTCGCCGGGACCATACTGGCAAACGATATGGGCGGCGCGCCCTTGGCCAGAGAGCTGGCGCTCACCCCGGAGGCGGGGCAGTTCGGCGGACTGATCGTGGGCGCCATGCTGGGGCCCACCGTTGTGTTCACCATCCCTGTGGCGCTGGGTATCATTCAGAAAGAGGACCAGGAATTCCTGGCCAAGGGCGTGTTGGCTGGCGTTATCACCATCCCACTGGGGGCCCTGGCCGGCGGACTGGCGGCGGGGTTTCCGGTGGCTATGGTGCTCCGCAACCTCATCCCTATCGTGCTCATCGCCGTGCTCATTGCGGTGGGGCTATGGCTCATTCCCGGGGGCATGGTAAAGGGATTTACCGTGTTTGGAAAGATCGTGGTGATCGTCATTACCGTGGGCCTGGCCGCCGCCATTGTGGAGACCCTGACCGGTCTTGTGCTCATTCCGGGGATGAACCCCATCGACGAGGGGTTTTCCACTGTGGGCGCCATCGCCATCGTGCTGGCTGGGGCGTTTCCCCTGGTATTCGTTATTACAAAGGTATTCCGGAAGCCGCTGATGGGGCTGGGGCATCTGCTGGGGATGAACGATATTGCGGCGGCGGGATTGGTGGCTACCCTGGCCAACAATATTCCCATGTTTCAGATGATGGGGGAGATGGATCGGAGAGGCAAGGTGGTCAACGTGGCCTTTGCCGTGTCGGCCGCCTTCGTATTCGGCGACCACCTGGGGTTTACGGCGGGATTTGACTCCACCATGATCTTTCCTATGATTGTGGGAAAGCTGGTGGGCGGTGTTACCGCTGTGGCAGTGGCCATGCTCATCACTGGAAAGGAGAAGACATATGGCTGA
- a CDS encoding EutN/CcmL family microcompartment protein, giving the protein MWLGIVIGNVWCTKKVSALTGQTFLLVAPEGHQGPALVCADQAGAGPGDRVLVTRGSGARVAAGESIPVDAAVVGIVDRVEQ; this is encoded by the coding sequence GTGTGGTTAGGGATCGTCATTGGTAACGTGTGGTGCACCAAAAAGGTCTCCGCCCTGACAGGGCAGACTTTCCTTCTGGTGGCGCCGGAGGGTCACCAGGGGCCGGCCCTGGTGTGCGCCGATCAAGCGGGAGCGGGCCCCGGCGACAGAGTGCTGGTGACGCGGGGCAGCGGGGCCAGAGTCGCTGCGGGGGAGTCTATTCCGGTGGATGCCGCCGTGGTGGGGATCGTGGACCGGGTGGAGCAATGA
- the pduL gene encoding phosphate propanoyltransferase, translating to MNAHEIERLAEAVVRRVTVEIEASGRHVHLSRAGVDQLFGVGYRLNRVKDLSQPGQFVCAERVSLVGPKGELKNVVVLGPERGECQAEVSLTDAVALGCKPPVRLSGEIEGTPGITLRHGNRELRLERGLIVAKRHIHMTPADAGQFGVRNGQSVRLKALTARPLTFGEVEVRVSEKFSTVVHLDYDEANACGFQKGDRGLILS from the coding sequence ATGAACGCACATGAGATAGAACGTCTGGCCGAAGCGGTGGTCCGGCGGGTCACTGTGGAGATAGAGGCCAGTGGGCGCCATGTCCACCTGAGCCGGGCGGGTGTGGATCAGCTCTTCGGCGTGGGCTATCGGCTCAACCGGGTCAAGGACCTCTCCCAGCCGGGACAGTTCGTCTGCGCCGAGCGGGTGAGCCTTGTGGGCCCCAAGGGAGAGTTGAAGAACGTGGTGGTGCTGGGGCCTGAGCGGGGGGAGTGCCAGGCGGAGGTCTCCCTCACCGATGCTGTGGCCCTGGGGTGCAAGCCCCCGGTCCGGCTCTCGGGGGAGATCGAGGGGACGCCGGGTATCACCCTCCGCCACGGCAACCGGGAACTGCGGCTGGAGCGCGGCCTCATCGTGGCCAAACGGCACATCCACATGACCCCGGCGGATGCCGGACAGTTCGGCGTGCGTAATGGACAGAGCGTCCGCCTGAAAGCGCTCACCGCCCGTCCTCTCACCTTTGGTGAGGTGGAGGTGCGGGTCAGCGAAAAATTCTCCACCGTGGTCCACCTGGACTACGATGAGGCGAACGCCTGTGGATTCCAAAAAGGGGATCGGGGGCTGATCCTGTCATGA